One Panicum virgatum strain AP13 chromosome 3N, P.virgatum_v5, whole genome shotgun sequence DNA segment encodes these proteins:
- the LOC120667723 gene encoding uncharacterized protein LOC120667723 yields MRLSKVLMGRGSSLNILYLDTLEAMGIPRGCLRDSPFPFYGILLGMKTYPVGNIDLPVTFGSKTNFRTETLTFEVVDWKGIYHALLGRPAYAKFMANGVITMSCSFEQANVSSREYYDLAITTANSAKLGQLRTTTAECCPDPSKPSQAPAFVSTDETKTVVVDDADPTKTVRIGSQL; encoded by the exons ATGCGTCTGTCCAAGGTGCTGATGGGCaggggcagcagcctcaacatcctctACTTGGATACCTTGGAAGCCATGGGGATTCCACGAGGCTGCTTGCGGGATTCCCCCTTCCCCTTCTACGGCATCTTGCTGGGCATGAAGACCTACCCGGTCGGCAACATCGACTTGCCGGTCACTTTCGGTAGCAAGACCAACTTCCGCACCGAGACCCTCACGTTCGAGGTGGTGGACTGGAAGGGGATATACCATGCTCTCCTTGGGCGCCccgcctacgccaagttcatggcg AATGGGGTCATCACCATGAGCTGCTCCTTCGAGCAAGCCAACGTCAGCAGCCGCGAGTACTACGATCTCGCCATCACCACGGCGAACTCGGCCAAACTTGGCCAGCTTcgcaccaccaccgccgagTGCTGCCCCGACCCTAGCAAGCCTAGCCAGGCACCCGCCTTCGTCTCAACCGATGAAACCAAGACGGTCGTGGTCGACGATGCCGACCCAACCAAGACGGTGCGGATTGGCTCCCAGCTGTAG